catgagtagtaatgttccaagctgccccaatttcaggacccatcttcctcaggtggaacatagagtatattgttcagcctcccttcggaggatggaacattctctaccattgctgatccacgttgagggcaaggtcctatgggggtccacaaagggatctattgtgttgttcctgatagagatgaccagtattgttactggtcattgttggcgagagggatttattcgaggactaggcccatcatgtctgtgtgggaatctcaggactatcaaactagggccccagctgatggagtggcctgatagtgactaaagagtcatcgttaaagtatgccagtgtcttgtccttattcaactgTAAAAACCTATTTTTTGTTGTCTggaacccagccccactagggaaagagagaggcaagctgggagtatggattgacctgtcaacgcccatgttcagccaagaagcaattacagaagccaaaccttccatcttctgcatcctacaatgatctttggtccataatcccagagggttaaaaaataggaaagttatcaagggaggggatgggatatggagttctggtggtgggaattgtgtggagttgtaccccttttatcctattgttttgtcagtgtttcctttatataaataaaaaattataagagaTATTAAGAAAAAACCCATTTTAATATCTGAGAATCAAAATACACTTCATTATCTCCTCAATGTATCCCTatactgaaataaataaactattacaaAAAAATGGAATAGCTCCAGAAAAATCTGGAATAAGATTCTCTGTATCTCAGAGAAATCTGAACCCCATTAAGAAATTTCCTAGCAGCCAGTGAGATatctcacctgcagaggacacATATTTTGCTATGCATCAACCCCCTGGTATATGACATGGAATTACTACAGTCCTTGGGGAAACTTTGGCACTTTCTTTGTTCTCTCTATgcctcctctctttctatctgaaaaaaaaaaaaaagaagtctcagaGCAATGAAGTCAAggagataacaaaagggaaatttatCAGGAAAGTGGTCGAAAAAAGCTGCATATTCAGAAAAACTCACTCTTCTTTTGAAGGCACTGATTTCCCTCACTGTCCTGGGGGATACCCCCTTATATCAACACAAGAGATCTAGCCTCTGAATGGCACAGCTCCCATGCCATGAATCTGGCTGGGTCCTTACCTGCTCTTGTGGGATGTGTCACTCACTGCCCAGTTGTCAATGAGAGAATAACCCTCAAACTGTCTAATGATTCAGAACAAGGGCTTAGAGGTGCAGTAGTATCTGAAGGGAGTCAGTAGTCAGAATTCTCATCCTATTCCAGAATTAAGGACTCAGAGCAGCAAGCTCTGTATATGAGAGGTGACCAGCTACTGGTGGGAAATCCCAACACAGACAACTGCTATGCAGGTGAGCACCCCCTGGAACTCATCCTTGCTCTATTGCTCCATCTATTACAGGTATCCCCTTttcactcctcttcctcctttttatgACAGGTAGCAGCTGAGCCCCATTCTTAGTGAGGGGGTCATGACCCCGTGGGAGTCTCAGTCACATTGCAGCCAGTTTGCAGGGTGTTTCCTGGTCTGGTTTCTCTCTACCCAAACCTTAGCTCTCTGACAATTTTCAACCCCCATCTCCTGGCTCTCTTTTCTATTCCCTACCAGAGAAGATTTGCATACTTCCCAACAGAGGCCTAGATCGCATGAAGTTCCCTGTCTTCTTGGGGACCCAAGGGGGGAGACGCTGCTTAGCATgtgtggagaaagaggaggggccttccctgcagctggaggtgagactatgtcccatcctggGGGATTCTGTACATCTGACATGGTCTCTAGTGCACTCTGATTTCTCTGTGCCTTATCTGTAACTCCAGGCAGGTCCACACCTCCCTCTCCTCTAGGTTCCCACACTATCCCCCCCCCTCTCCCAGCCCCCAGTGCCAGAGTCTACAGAAAGGAGTTTCCTGGGTAAATAGCTTTTCTGCCAAGTCTCTCACTGTGGAGTCTCTAGGGTTGACACTTCAATAAATGCTCACCTGTAGCTGGCTGCTTTGTTCCCACAGGATGTGAATATTGAGGACCTGTataaaggaggagaggaggccaCACGCTTCACCTTCTTCCAGAGAAGCTTGGGCTCTGCTCTGAAACTTGAGGCTGCTGCCTGGCCTGGTTGGTTTCTCTGTGGTCCATCTAAGCCCCAGCAGCCTGTTGGACTCACCAAGGAGAGTGAGTTATCAGCCCATACTGAATTCTATTTTGAACAAAGTTGGTAGGGAAGCATAAGACTGAGTTTCAGGCTGGAGTTATCAAACCCAGCTTATCTTATTCAGAGTCTGTAGAAGACAGAATAGTAACTCCCTAATAATGTCCATATCCTAATCCACAGAATCTGCTGATACATTATCTTCCTAGGCAGATGGAACTCTGTATATACAATAAAAAAACGAGTCTTGGGATGGAGAATCTATCTTGGGTGATCTCAGAGCGTTCATTGTAGTCTTCAAAGTCCTCCTAAAAAAAGAAGCAGGTAGTAAGAGCCAGAAAGAAACTAGAAGATAGTATGCTGATGACTTTGAATATGGAGACAGGAAATTATGAGCAAAAAAAGTCCAGTTTGTTTCCGCagtgggaaaagggaagggagccATTCTTAGAGCAGCCCTGTTGACACCCTGATTTTTAGTTCTGTGAGGCCCATTTTAAACTTCTGATTTCTGGAACCATAAAATAATAAACTTGTGCTGTTTTAAGCTATTGCATTTATGATAACTTGTTGGAATAACAATGGAAACTAGCACACGCCATTCCCAGTAGCACTCAAGGTAGTCTTGGAGCAAAATTTTTTAGATTCTGCAGGATTCTGATAGAAACAAATATTGGATGTTATAGCACTGGATATTTATGAGTTAGAAACTGTAGCAACTTATGATAGGTACAGTTCAGAGATACCAAGAATAGTTTTCTCCCACATCTCAAGACCTGCTCCTTAATTTCTACACCTCCCTGGTGACCACACCAAAAACTTCATTTCACAACTATCCATCAAAACGACAATTATGAAAATACCTGGGAGAagcacattttatttatatatttatttatttattattaacagTGGGCTACAAGAATGTaatattacagggtatagttctacaccacatccAAAACCAAATTTCTCTGTATCCACCCTTCCACTGCTCAAAATAAACATCATACTTctcacaaaattttaaaaatggtttattCGCATCTGGTTGTTTTTTTCTACAAGAACACATGTAACAGTTCTATAGGTGccacatataaatgaaaccaAACATCCAgtagtcttttatctctttacttatttctgtaaGCATAAGCACCTCCAGTGCCATTTATTTTGTCCTgaatgacacaatatcatcttttttttttttttttttttttacgagaaGCACATTTTCAATCTTATGTGTAGTAAGTTGGTAGGGAATACAGGACATC
Above is a window of Erinaceus europaeus chromosome 3, mEriEur2.1, whole genome shotgun sequence DNA encoding:
- the IL1F10 gene encoding interleukin-1 family member 10 isoform X1, which translates into the protein MPWRDYLVVPASRICSKDQSLLIAEMCSLPMARYYIIKDSEQQALYMRGDQLLVGNPNTDNCYAEKICILPNRGLDRMKFPVFLGTQGGRRCLACVEKEEGPSLQLEDVNIEDLYKGGEEATRFTFFQRSLGSALKLEAAAWPGWFLCGPSKPQQPVGLTKESELSAHTEFYFEQSW
- the IL1F10 gene encoding interleukin-1 family member 10 isoform X2 — protein: MCSLPMARYYIIKDSEQQALYMRGDQLLVGNPNTDNCYAEKICILPNRGLDRMKFPVFLGTQGGRRCLACVEKEEGPSLQLEDVNIEDLYKGGEEATRFTFFQRSLGSALKLEAAAWPGWFLCGPSKPQQPVGLTKESELSAHTEFYFEQSW